The genomic stretch TGTCATGTCATTCATCTCTGATCTTTCCTGTATGTCCACTTGCAGTAGCCCCATCAATGCCAAGAAACTGAACAGTCTGAACAGCAGTGATTCCTACATCGGCCTTTGGAGAAACTACCTGattctctgctgcagctctgcctcctcctccccctccatgTGTTCCTCATCCTCAACCTCTGGCTCCGTCCGCTGCTCCCCGCCTGAGACGCTGGCGTCCACGCCGGACAGCGGCTACAGTTACGATTCAAAGGTCAGGAGCACCTCAGTCTATCCACACGCATTTACATGGTCaacaacagacaaaaatgtAGTGCTAATTTCCAGGAATTGAAAGGTTTGGCACGTGTGCACATAGTGTGGAAAAATGCTATCCATTTTCAATACAAGTATGACTACGTATTATGTGTGACTGGGAAGTCATAACAATATAGCACTCACGTAATATAGCAGCAGTTAACAATGAAAAGTTAAATGACAATCTCAATTcgtttattttaacatttcaaccTTGACAttcctctttgtctgtgtgttaataGATTGTTGGcactccctccccctcctccctgtTTAAACACATTGTTCCAATGATGCGCTCTGAGAGCATGGACATCACAGAGTCTCTTGTGTTGGGGCTTGGCAGGACCAACCCCGTAGCCTTCAGGTAAACAGCTCTTGACATAATCCATGGTATAGTTAATATACTGCACATTGACACTGAAAAAATGTTGTCTGAATCTttagttgtttatttacatgtaACTTTCCTGTCATTCAGAGAGTTGATAGAGGAGCTAAATCCCATCATAAAAGAAGCTCTAGAAAGAAGACCTGAAGTAAGTGCAGTTAATTGATACCTTGAAATCCTTTCTGTCACAGTTTAATGTTAAGCACAAGACAATTTACTGAATTACAATGGTGCTCTCTTTACTCTGCAGAACATGAAGCGACGCAGGCGTCGTGACATCCTCAGGGTCCAGCTGGTCCGGATATTTGAGCTGCTGGCTGATGCTGGTGTCATCAGTCAGATGTATGTAACCCACAACAAACTTGGCCAACATGATGATAAGAAACTGATTTGCACTCTTGTATATCTGGTTTATATTAACCATATTAATCTTTTCTTCGttgtttatgtttcttttttacagaGGCAGTGGAGGGTTGGATGGAGAGAGCCACTCTCTTAACAGTACATTGCTTGAGTATGTTGATCTGACCAGGCAGCTGCTtgaggctgaaaatgacaaGGACTCTGACACACTGAAGGACATTCGCTGTCACTTCAGTGCACTTGTGGCCAATATCATTCAGAATGTCCCAGGTATCTCTCTTATTCACTTGCTCACTTGTTTTAGTCAGTTTAAAAATAGGTTCTTATTGTGACTGAATGTCTAAAGTGAGAGTAATAAAAACTTAAAGTGTCATCAATGTTATTACTTGTTCAGTACACCAGAGGAGGACCATCTTCCCCCAGCAGTCACTGAGACACAGTCTGTTCATGCTGTTCAGTCACTGGGCCGGGCCCTTCAGCATCATGTTCACTCCCCTTGACCGCTACAGTGACAGAAATATGCAGATCAACCGCCATCAGTACTGTGCACTAAaggtacaaaaacaaacatataaagatGTAAAATGTTGAATTCTGTTTTCTACATACTATATAATCTATGGATGGATTATATTGTATACATATAATTaaacaaacatcttttttcAATCTTCCAGGCCATGTCtgcagtgttgtgttgtggaCCTGTAGCTGACAATGTTGGCCTCTCCTCTGATGGCTACCTCTACAAGTGGCTGGACAACATCCTGGATTCTCAGGACAAGAAGGTAAGAGCAGTGTCACTGTTACAGCCTGTTTCAATTATCACTAAAATGATCTTTCATAGTCTGGCCAGTGACTGCGCTGACGATAATGGATGGAGTATTGCGTATTAGGTTGAGGTAAGAGTGTGCATTGCCAAAGAAAAGTCTTGAATGCTCAACCAAATATTTAGAGCGTTGAAGTGGAAAGAAGCATATTCGAACTTAAAAAAAGTAGCAGCAAACTAATTTTTCACTGGGTCATACTGGCTTACACACAAAGGCAACTCTTCCATGTTTCAGCCTgccgtaaatgtatttagcaatcatatttgtttttaacaagGAGCAGTCAGTTGATGTGTCTGTACCATAAGACTTAGAGGTTAAGCTTATGCAGGGCAGGTTTACATATCATGGCACTAGCACTACACAGTGGTGTTCAGAAGTACTGCAGGAGGTCAATGGCAAAAGTTTCATTCAGATAAAGGCctacacaataaaatatgtatttatagaAAGAACTTGAAATCATCATCAGAATTTAATCTGTTGGAAAACATTATAATCAGAGGCTAAATCACAAACGATTCCATctgtttcagtcttttcatAATACTATTCCCTGTGCAAAAAGGCCAGTCCACATGGACCTtgtaacatgtaaatataattGGAATATTGGTTGACTTTGAATTGTTTTACAAGTGACAAGATGCAAATCCATTTTTAACTGTACATTAGTGTTTCAGCCATATAGTGAATGGGGTTAAAATTAGCAGGATTGTGTGACTCTGGAAATAAGTGAACCCGTGGTTGTAACAGTTACTGCGTTGTCTCCTTCAGGTTCACCAGCTGGGTTGTGAGgctgtgatgctgctgctggagctgaaTCCAGATCAGAGCAACCTCATGTTTTGGGCTGTGGACCGCTGCTACACCGGCTCACGTCGTGTGGCTGCCGGCTGCTTTAGGGCCATCGCCAATGTTTTTCACAACAGGTACTACACATTCCCAGCTTCAATTTGAactcatttttgtcattttctttgttcattCCTGTGAAACCAGCTAACTGCAACTCAAACGCTGcgtgtgttttatattttctctcaGGGATTACCAATTTGACACTGTGGTGCTGCTGAACCTGATTCTGTTCAAGGCGGCTGATTCTTCCAGGGATATCTATGAAGTGGCTATGCAGCTGTTACAGGtcagaattttatttatttacaaaaaaatgttacacTATTACACATCTACACTACGCTACATCTACACTGCTTTATACATTTTGGTTGttaatgaaatatattgtgattgtttgtctgtgtgaaatgaaaagatcCTGGAACCCAAGCTCTTCCGTTACGCCCACAAATTGGAGATCCAGCGAACAGATGGTATCTTGACGCCCCCCTCACCTCTGCCACACCTCTACTCTGTGTCTTACTACCAGCTGTCTGAGGAGCTTGCAAGGACATACCCGGAGCTCACTCTACCCATCTTCTCAGGTTTGCTACATGGCAATTTGTTACAGCTGCTGTTTGGGTAGCAGGGTGCTGTAATGTGTGGAgttatcacattttcatttaccTGTGACAGcgattttttgtcttttgtgtttgtgtgtgtgagcaaacCACTGAGATTTTCCAAAGCCACATTGTGCTATGATCACGTGTATTTACACCTAGACCTCAAagcaacatttttgttttacgATCTAACAAAAATGACCATATACTGGTATAATATTGCTGATGccactgaaaaaaatgcaaaaaataatgaCTTTAGTGCCACTTAAACTTTTCCACAAACCATAAATGTTAGAATTCATCAGtggatgaaggaaagaaacatttCTCCATTTAACCTTACTATAGCAATACAGAAAACAATGGCAAGAATTGTGGATGTGACAATATTGTTGTGACTAGAAGATGGAAATAAGGTAAAAGATTGGCAGAATAGTACTTAAATGTTTAATCAACTGCAACTACCAACTAGCTTCTTACTGTCCCGACTGCAGAGGTTAGCCAGCGTATCCAGACAGCACATCCAAGTGGTCGTCAAGTGATGCTGCACTACCTCCTGCCTTGGATGAACAATGTGGAGCTGGTTGACTTGAAACCTACTGTGCGGCGAGCGGAGGATTGCGGCAGCGTCGAGGATGACGAGGAAGCACACGATCGGGAGATGATGATGGTCAACAGCCGACGCTGGCTCCATGGAGAGGGCTGGGGCTCCCCTCGCGCAACAACCATGGTGCTAAACAACCTCATGTTCATGACCGCCAAGGTGAGACAGCTGATGGCACTCGATTATATTCAGATTTACATTAACAAGATGGTTTTTAGAAATGTTAATTGAGATCACTGATTGATCATggaatgattttatttttacagtacgGGGATGAGTTTGCTTGGTCAGAGATAGAGAATGTATGGACCACATTAGCAGACAGCTGGCCAAAGAACCTCAAAATCATTCTGCACTTCCTCATCAGTATGTCAGGAGTCAACAGTGACCCCAGCCTCTTGCCCTATGTAAGTCACAGCAAATTTACATCATGCAATGCATCTGTCTTATGTGCAGTGTGCACCACTTATTCCTCATGTTTCTGACCGTGTTACATGTGTGTCCTCAGGTGAAACGAGTGGTGGTTTACTTGGGCAGAGATAAGACTATGCAGCTGTTGGAGGAGTTGATGTGTGAGCTTGAGCTGACTGATCCTGTTAACTCAGCTGTCACTCACATGGACAACCCCCCCTATTACCGCATCACCTCCAGTTACAAGATCCCCTCAGTCACCTCAGGTTAATGAGCATTGTAAACGCACTAGTTCACAGCTTAGGTCATGTTTCCAATGTTAAATCACACCTTGTTAGTGCTACATAGTCAATGTTTCATGTCTGCTCTCTCAGGAACAACCTCCAGCAGCAATACCATGGTGCCAGGAAACGATGGTCATCATGACAGCAAGATCAAAGACTCAAACATGGAGGACAGGTATGAGCTCAAATGTAgcagtcacacaacaaaactaCTGCGTGTAATTGATGAAAAAGTAATGTTTTACACTAGagacacataaataaactaatGTAGTGGAGATCCAACAGTAACCAGCGCCGAGTTCTATAATTTAGTTAAGTATGAGCCAGAATGCGTGCAATCACAGCATCTATTTCAGTAATGCTGAGTAGATATCCTAGAAGATATGATATGGACAGTCTGTACTTATTTGTAGTATCAAATTTCACCTTTCACGCAAGTAAAATGGAGACACCAGGCATCACATAGTTCACTTCTCTAAAATGACTgcttgaatttttattttagaattaATTCAGATGAAAAACTAAGTCTCTCAAGTTtattttagaaacattttagagACACTAAGAGCTATAAGGTGAGATTTCGTCGAAAATACTTGCTGATGTAATGGATTAAAGTTGTTGACTGTGGGCAAAAAACCTCCCTTCTGGCACAATCCTTTTAAATCAAGACTGTCTGTTCTGCAGTTACACCCACCTGGATATCAGTTACGGTGGTCTGAACAGTAACCTGAACCGCCAGCACCACCGCCTGGAATCTCgttacagcagcagctctggaggctcctatgaagaagaaaagagtaAGAACAAACTCTTCCACTTCCACACTCAAAACAACACCTAATTATTTCCCACCAACCTTTCTCCTAATCTTCTCCCTTCTTCAGGTGACTCCATGCCACTTTATGCTAACTGGCGTTTGAAAGTGATGGATCACAACCGGCCAGAGCCTCTCCCCTTCCCTCCAACAGGGGGCTGCTGGTCTCCTCTGGTGGACTACCTGCCAGAGACCAATGCCCCTGGTGTGCCGCTCCACAGGTACACCATACACCATACGCCTTTACTCTCTATCTCAACGACGCTATAGTATTCATTTTGTAAGTCAATGCATATTGTCTCTTTTTCAGATGCAACATTGCAGTCATCCTATTAACAGACCTCATCGTGGACCATGGGGTCAAAGTGGAGTGGAGCGCCTATCTGCACCTTTTGCTCCATGCGATTTTTATAGGTAACTCACTAATTGTTCTGTTATGAATGCCTGAATTGATGTCTTACTTCCATTACACCCTTACCTCCTAAAGTCACATGATCTAAtctcatttcttcctcttctgtgtctTCCTCCAGGGTTTGATCACCAGCACCCAGAGGTCTACGAGCACTGCAAACGTCTACTGTTGCACCTGCTTGTCGTCCAGGGAGCAAATAGCAGCGTTCAATCTGTTGCTATGGTGCTTTTACGCAACAGAGAGTACAATGAGCCCAGAGTCCTCACTGTGAAGCCAGCAGCTCCAGAGTTCAACCTCACAGGTCAGTTCTGCCATGGAGTTTTAGAATCAGTTAAGGAGGGGAAAATAAAGAGTTAAAGTGAAGGAATTTTGGGTAACCAAAAAATGTACTTGCGAAGATACTGAATTCCAACCAGCCGTATAATTTGCTTGTCTTGTCACTGTGAGAGGAgggaatgaaataaaaaaacaagtgaaaccttcatttttgctttataaTGGCTGAAAGAAAGACCATGTTTTATACTTCCtccatattttattgtttaaatatcACGAAGAAGAGACATTCTTTGAGATACctacaaaatgtgtgtgtgtgtatttttcataCAGGGGTGCAGGACTTTTTGCCAGACTGTCAGCCATCACCTATGACAGACTCTGGCCTCAGCTCGAGCTCCACGTCATCCAGCATAAGTCTTGGAGCAGGGGGGACCGCTCTGTCTCACCTCTCCCCCACATTCCTCAGTGAGGTAGACGTCACTGCTGAGCAAGACGAGAAGGTCAAATCTCTCATCGAGTTCATTACCTCAAGGTGAGCAGATCCTGTTTCATTAAAAGAAGTATTTCCCAGAAAAGGTCATTTACATTTACCCCAGTCACTACTGTTTCACTACTGTTTGTTGTAACTAACAAACTTGTCCTGATGTATAATCCCACATGCTTATCAGTATGAAACACACTCTTGTACCATATCACTCAATCTGTTCCATTATTTACTTTCATGCCTCCAGCACTGTCTGAAAGGACTgggtatttttacattgcatgGGTTTGATTTTGGAGTTAGTGTCATATTGGCTGTTTTTGCCTGGTGTGATAACATCGACTGATATTTGAGTTGCAGTGTGACTCTGTAGTTGTAACAGTTAACATGTCTGATGTCTGTTTGCTCTGGCCTTGTAGAAAGCGGGGTCCACTCTGGAACCATGAGGATGTGTCACCCAAGAACCCCAACATAAAGAGCGCTGACCAGCTGAGTGTTTTTGTCAGACACGTAGTGACTGTCTTCAAACACTCCCAGTCAGGTCTGTATGGTTAATAGCTACTTGTTGCTAGATTTAAACTTGGGTTACAGGTATGATTTGGATTTATCTTATTTACCTCTATGTGCATGTTCATCCCTTCAGGTTTCCAGCTGGAGTCGTTGCTGAGTGACATAGCCCTAGAAACAGGTCTTTCTTGTTCGTCTCGCCACTACGCTGGTCGCTCCTTCCAGATTTTCAGGGCACTCAAACAACCTTTGACTCCTGCCACACTGTCTGACATTCTCTCTCGACTGGTAGAGACTGTAGGAGACCCTGGAGAGGAGGCTCAAGTAAGAACTTGACAAAATTACACGGTCCTGCTCTGCAGTGTTCACATCAGATATCATTGGAATGATTCCTGGAGAAAAACCTGTATCTGATTGAAATTAACCTATACTCTTAGCTACAGTATGTAGAGATTCAGACTTTCTATGAGTAAGATATTGTAACTCACTGCTTTCCAGTGTTATCAGTTTTTGTCTGACATGTTGACCTCTGATGTTTTTTCTCCTCAGGGCTTTGTCATTGAACTACTCCTGACACTGGAGTCAGGCATTGACACGCTAGCAGACACAGTGAAAAACTATGACCTCCTCACTGCCTTAGCACAGTAAGTCTTCATACTCACAAcgtctttatttcattatgtttggctcatctttactttttctcaCATAACCACTgtattacaaaaaatatttacaaaaggAGTTGTCATTTTATTTGCAGATCCTCTACCTGTGATCACTTGTTGGGGCTCAAGTTTGCTGCcaacaggaaaagcacaggccAGCTGAACCTGAACAGCGGAGGTCTGTTCCATCATGCCCATACTCGCAGTAACTCTCTTAGAGCCAGCCTGATGGGTGAACGAAAAGCTGACAGACGTAGGAGTAACACCTTAGACATAGCTGACCGACTTGGTGGTAGCCACGGAAATCTGGCGCGCACACGGAGCTTATCATCTCTAGGTGGAGGAGGGGGTCCAGGAGGGGACGCCATCCCCCCCGTGGACCCTTCGAATCTGATGGCCACTGTATTTTGGATTGCCGCCTCATTGCTTGAGTCGGACTATGAGTTTGAGTACCTGCTTGCCCTGCGGCTACTTAACAAGCTGCTGGGCCAGCTGCCTCTGGATCGTGCGGATAGCAGAGAACGTCTGGAGAGGGTTCAGGCCAAGCTGAAGTGGTATAGCTTCCCTGGCCTGCTGCAGCTCTTCCTGAAGGGCTTTACCTCTGCTTCTACTCAGGAGCTCACCATCCACCTGCTCAGCAAGCTCATCAGTGTCTCCAGACACACGCTGGTAGACCCATCACAAGTGGCAGGTGAGTGTATAGGACTAACAGCTTGTCCACACAGGAGGCGTTTTAGCCttagtttctttttgtctgtctcgttcacatctgacagaacagatcatttctattttattcaATACAGTTTTCTACGCAGGCTGCGTTCACTTGCGCTTTACACATGTAACCTCGACCTGAAGCACAATTTCAGGCTTCTTTAGGCTGCGTTcttcttacattttatatgtCTAATGACTTTGTGCATTGGGCTCTGAGAGCTGCAAAAACGCAGGTGAACTACTCTCAATACTGCACCTGAACACATCCATTGTAGAATGACTTTGCACGAAACTGCTGCctatcatgttttctttttaaataaaaaatataaaacctcagtgtaaatcaagaaaaataatGTGCAATGACAACTAATTTGtttgtcagataaaacaaatgtaatctGACATATGAAACTGTATAATAACCCTAACAGCAATGCATGCAGTTGCACAAATGAGCCTTGTTTTCTTCATTGTATTTAGTGCATTTCTGTTGTCACTTGTGTTGATAACCGTAAATTATTTGTTGCTTTAGATTTCTAAGATTAGACTAGTACTAATGTGACATGTTCCTATGTTCATTTTTCTTCCTGGGACATGTCTGCAGGTTTTCCTTTGAATATCCTGTGCCTCCTACCACATCTCATCCAGCACTTTGACAGCCCCACTCCTTTCTGTAAGGAGACGGCTGATAAGATAACCAAGGTGTGTGCAGATGAGAAGTCAGCCACGCTCTCCAACCTGGCCCACATGATGAGCCTgtacagcacacacagctaTTCCCGTGACTGCACCAATTGGATCAACGTGGTCTGCCGCTACCTCCACGATGCTTTTGCAGAGATAACCTTGAACCTGGTTACTTACTTGGCTGAGGTATGCATGATGAAGATAACACTTCTTGCTCTTAGTGATATATGGTAAGATTAAGTATTGACCATGAACATGTcaatctctgtctctcagttgCTGGAGAAGGGCCTTCCCAGCATGCAGCAGTCCTTGTTGCAGATCATCTACAGTCTGCTGAGTCACATTGACCTATCAGCAGCTCCTGTCAAACAGTTCAACCTGGAGATAATGAAGATCATTGGCAAATATGTTCAGGTGAGCCGTCACTACACTTTCTGTGTAAAGCTGGctgattttgatcatttttttggATCAAATATCACTATTGTGTATATATGTCCTATATGTGCATGTTACttggaaaatgttttctgttattcCTATTACTGAGCAAATAaggtatatacatacatatttattaattaattaactaaaaTATATTGCTTATTTTTAATTGGTAACATTACATATTATTTTCTTGAAGTATCAGAACCAGGAATCAAATTCCAGGTCTGCAGTGGTGGACAAGAGCTTTACCCATATACCACCTAGGTTATGTAGGGTTTATATGTTGAATATTAGTTAGTACTTCTAGTATATTTTAttagtacagtatgtttttactGGGCACAGCTTATATTCACATACAGCCTAATGTAAGTGAATAATGGGATGATCTGGTCTATAAAGAGTGGCACAATTGATAATAAGAAAGAATAACATATCTCACAGGGTCATTGTTCACAGGCCTTTTTGATACAGTCACAGCTCCTTATAGAAGCCTTTTACCAGCCCTGACCCAGGGCACTATATGGCTCTCACTCAGAAATGCATCTGACATCTGTTATAATGTGATTGCCTCGGGCCAAGTCTGTACTGACTTACTACCAGCATTGCCTTTTGTGGGAGGCATTGTGTTTGTGCGTATAGAGTATGCCTATGCATGTGCACTGGTGTGCACTGTGAGATATATTTGTTTGGCGTCCTCTTAGGGTTCTCTGGCATTAACATAGGCCACACATTGTAGAAAATGTTACAAGATACAAATGGCTTCAGAGATTGAGTCTATAGCTGCTGTGGTTAGGGGATGGTTTGGCTTTGAGGGAAAATATGTCCATTTACATTCATAAATTCTGCAGAAACGCCTACACAGCTTGATATGTCACAATGGAGtcattatatttctgttttttacagAGCCCACATTGGAAGGAGGCCCAAAACATTCTGAAGTTGGTGGTGTCTCGCTCAGCCAGCCTTGTTGTTCCAGACGATGTTCAGCGCTCTTATAGCACAGAATCGTGTGGCTCTCCAGAAATTGCCTTTACACGCATTTTTAATAACTCTTCCAAGGAGCTGCCTGGAAAGACTCTGGACTTCCACTTTGACATCTCAGAGGTCAGtgtctgcctctgtgtctgCTCTCAGTTTGCGCTCTTCACTTATTTCCACTCCTCAATATACTTATGTCAGTGTTCTCATCTGTGTTGTCTTGCTAACTGGCATCATTTGGCTTTATAGACACCAATCATAGGGCATAAATATGGTGACCAGCGTACTGCAGCAGGCCGGAATGGAAAGCCACAGGTGATCGCTGTAACCAGGAGTACCTCCTCAACGTCTTCTGGATCCAACTCCAATGGTCTGGTGCCAGTGAGCTGGAAGAGGCCTCAACTCTCTCAGGTACATGCTCTAAAAGACACACAACATTAAACACTGTAAACTCATTTAAACCAGATGTCGGGAAGCAGCACATTCATGGTGAGGCTTCACCAGATCCAGCTCTGATCAATCTTTATGTGTGTTGTTTGGATCTCATTTGTACCCAAAATAACCAGTACAGCCAGAATCGTAACAGATACAGAACACATTGCGTTTTCTTTTTATAACGAAATCTGGAGCTCTGTGTTTGAAGCACATATACACATTGATTTTAATAAAGCCCTTTGTTAAAATACTAAATCAAAGTGACAGTTGTAACAGGAATATAAACCAAATTTTTTGCTTCAAGTACCACACATGGTACTTGGTAACTGGGTGTTTCACAAGCGaactatacatttttattttgtccaataAGCAGAAAAAACCCGTAAACACACCAAATGCTTAAATGATGATCAATAATTGTCTTTTGCTCTATCTCAGTGTTGTTTATTAACCTGGTGTCACACTTTTAAAGTGCTGTGCGCAAAGTCCAACAGACAGATTTCTCTTAGAGACATTTGTCATGGTCTAAGTAATCTCATCTTGTTTATGTGTTCTTGTTACAGAGGAGAACCAGAGAGAGGCTGATGAATGTCTTGTCTCTATGTGGTCCGGAGTCTGGCATACCCAAAAATCCATCTGTAAGACTCCTCTCCTACTCTAAAGCTTCAGACAAGGTCTCTGTAAATTCAGTGTTAAGAATATGTTGGAAatactgctgttgttgctgtctTATCTGTTTGGTGGTggtgtttattttgattaatttgattttgtttgaatCATATGGCTATACAACaactgtattttactttttgacaAAGAGTCACTTCCCTTCCTTTCTATGCAGGTGGTTTTCTCATCCAATGAGGACCTGGACTCAGCGGACCAGCAGACCAGTCTTATTCCCACAGTAGAGGAGGTGGTCAGAGAAGAGGAGGTGCAGGGAGAAGATACGGGCAGTGAGCAACAATTTGGTGTCTTCAAGGACTTTGATTTCTTAGATGTGGAGTTGGAGGATGCTGAGGTGAGAatttacagacacacatcaaGGCTTCAGTGCAGATCTCTAAAGTTTGAAAATGGTAATTTTCTGATTACTCTGAGGAGCTAATAGTGGGTGGATAGTACAACTATTTgcataaatctttttttttccacttaaatGGTATGAAGTGTAGGAACCCTGAAGCAAGTACAGCTACACAGTTTTCTAGCTCAATCCAGTCACTCTTCATGATTACTCTTGATAGTTCTGTATTTTGTTGTCTTGTTCCAGATGGACAACACTAGTGTCTTGTTAGTACAACTTGTCTCTTATTTGTCCTAACTGCTTTAGtggaaaaatgtctgtttttgtgactGTCTTTAGTCTATTAACACACTTgttccttctcttctcttgccACAAGGAGTTGCAGGTAAGTCTGTGGGCCAGTAAGCTTCTTAGAGAAACTGTTCTCTGCCGTGCCCTggtgtctctgtgtttgatttgtctttgGTATAAAATCATGGTTACTGTG from Thunnus albacares chromosome 9, fThuAlb1.1, whole genome shotgun sequence encodes the following:
- the fryl gene encoding protein furry homolog-like isoform X9, with the protein product MLSLQDSVFFEISIKSLLKSWSSSSSAPVSSSVSRRRAPSSVTPLSWDKHNIAAMSSITIDPELKPGEFVIKSLFAEFAVLAEKKIEMVMAEPLEKPLSRSLQRGEDAQFDQLISSMSSIAEHCLPSLLRTLFDWYRRQSGTEDESYEYRPRSSTKSKGDEQHRDKDYLLERRDLAIDFIFCLVSVEVLKQIPLHPVPDVLVHEVLNLAFKHFKHKEGYCGPNTGNVHIIADLYAEVIGVLTQSKFQAVRKKFITELKELRQKEQSPYVVQSIISLIMGMKFFRVKMYPVEDFEASFQFMQECAQYFLEVKDKDIKHALAGLFVEILIPVAAAVKNEVNVPCLKNFVEMLYQTTFDLSSRKKHSLALYPLVTCLLCVSQKQFFLNNWHIFLQNCLSHLKNKDPKMSRVALESLYRLLWVYIIRIKCESNTVTQSRLLSIVSALFPKGSRSVVPRDTPLNIFVKIIQFIAQERLDFAMKEIIYDLLCVGKSHKTFTINPERMNIGLRAFLVIADSLQQKDGEPPMPTTGIIMPSGNTLRVKKIFLNTTLTDEEAKVIGMSLYYPQVRKALDNILRHLDKEVGRSMSMTNVQMSNKEPEDMITGERKPKIDLFRTCVAAIPRLIPDGMSRQDLIELLAKLTIHMDEELRGLAFTTLQALMVDFPEWREDVISGFVYFIVREVTDVHPTLLDNAVKMLLQLISQWRQAVQSSNKSHDAQGSSSGHSLSLDRTPPLGVLHVVEGLAMVVLCSCRPATRRLAVNVLKEVRALHTALGIGKGDEELAIDVMDRLSASVLESFIHLTGADQTNLLYCPSGIDLQTLAEWSSSPISHQFDVVSPSHIWVFAHVTQGQDPWVISFSSYLRQEHLPKHCPTALNYAWMFAYTRLQLLSPQVDINSPINAKKLNSLNSSDSYIGLWRNYLILCCSSASSSPSMCSSSSTSGSVRCSPPETLASTPDSGYSYDSKIVGTPSPSSLFKHIVPMMRSESMDITESLVLGLGRTNPVAFRELIEELNPIIKEALERRPENMKRRRRRDILRVQLVRIFELLADAGVISQIGSGGLDGESHSLNSTLLEYVDLTRQLLEAENDKDSDTLKDIRCHFSALVANIIQNVPVHQRRTIFPQQSLRHSLFMLFSHWAGPFSIMFTPLDRYSDRNMQINRHQYCALKAMSAVLCCGPVADNVGLSSDGYLYKWLDNILDSQDKKVHQLGCEAVMLLLELNPDQSNLMFWAVDRCYTGSRRVAAGCFRAIANVFHNRDYQFDTVVLLNLILFKAADSSRDIYEVAMQLLQILEPKLFRYAHKLEIQRTDGILTPPSPLPHLYSVSYYQLSEELARTYPELTLPIFSEVSQRIQTAHPSGRQVMLHYLLPWMNNVELVDLKPTVRRAEDCGSVEDDEEAHDREMMMVNSRRWLHGEGWGSPRATTMVLNNLMFMTAKYGDEFAWSEIENVWTTLADSWPKNLKIILHFLISMSGVNSDPSLLPYVKRVVVYLGRDKTMQLLEELMCELELTDPVNSAVTHMDNPPYYRITSSYKIPSVTSGTTSSSNTMVPGNDGHHDSKIKDSNMEDSYTHLDISYGGLNSNLNRQHHRLESRYSSSSGGSYEEEKSDSMPLYANWRLKVMDHNRPEPLPFPPTGGCWSPLVDYLPETNAPGVPLHRCNIAVILLTDLIVDHGVKVEWSAYLHLLLHAIFIGFDHQHPEVYEHCKRLLLHLLVVQGANSSVQSVAMVLLRNREYNEPRVLTVKPAAPEFNLTGVQDFLPDCQPSPMTDSGLSSSSTSSSISLGAGGTALSHLSPTFLSEVDVTAEQDEKVKSLIEFITSRKRGPLWNHEDVSPKNPNIKSADQLSVFVRHVVTVFKHSQSGFQLESLLSDIALETGLSCSSRHYAGRSFQIFRALKQPLTPATLSDILSRLVETVGDPGEEAQGFVIELLLTLESGIDTLADTVKNYDLLTALAQSSTCDHLLGLKFAANRKSTGQLNLNSGGLFHHAHTRSNSLRASLMGERKADRRRSNTLDIADRLGGSHGNLARTRSLSSLGGGGGPGGDAIPPVDPSNLMATVFWIAASLLESDYEFEYLLALRLLNKLLGQLPLDRADSRERLERVQAKLKWYSFPGLLQLFLKGFTSASTQELTIHLLSKLISVSRHTLVDPSQVAGFPLNILCLLPHLIQHFDSPTPFCKETADKITKVCADEKSATLSNLAHMMSLYSTHSYSRDCTNWINVVCRYLHDAFAEITLNLVTYLAELLEKGLPSMQQSLLQIIYSLLSHIDLSAAPVKQFNLEIMKIIGKYVQSPHWKEAQNILKLVVSRSASLVVPDDVQRSYSTESCGSPEIAFTRIFNNSSKELPGKTLDFHFDISETPIIGHKYGDQRTAAGRNGKPQVIAVTRSTSSTSSGSNSNGLVPVSWKRPQLSQRRTRERLMNVLSLCGPESGIPKNPSVRLLSYSKASDKVVFSSNEDLDSADQQTSLIPTVEEVVREEEVQGEDTGSEQQFGVFKDFDFLDVELEDAEGESMDNFNWGVRRRSLESMDKGDTPSLQECQYTGSTPSLNLTNHEDTDESSEEEVLSASQILTRSGLLNSDSATDDTASNHVDSLQQSQESSSSALTEEATVLPSLPSLPRLDSPILEMAHSDSTSSQLPEDAVSMTAADELSSSVSEDTGFCSAPPLPSDPSELCDLPDSQDTQDPQETQESQDPQDDLDPAPPPPPAIDTPPGSLCEEESQTVLPISLPLPMPTETKPDADPDPDSTCGSVWEEDVTQALKELDERCEEEEAEYSGMSSQDEGDADCFPEIQASPPPSPFLSAILAAFQPVAYDNEEDAWRCHVNQMLSDTDGSAAVYTFHVFSRLFQSIQRKFGSITHASVRFLGERLQRMGNQFLSSLEVMTSRSQCPTVLLDAETLVSCGLLETLKFSVLELQEHLDTYTAKREAAELWLENCRKTFGDKDSSQRPNTHAQQMENLAELELCRRLYKLHFQLLLLFQAYCKLISRVDTIKREAEVTNMSEELTILESCLKEAETENDGQEDVCMSDAAQTNTETAIQSLIETLRARDFCSALTQVKIFRSLWPNDIFGNETDNAVQTLLHIYFRHQTLGQTGCLAVVGPSRDLSQASTRLMELNLQIREALSQAQACQPHTTMISTGL